In Trichoderma atroviride chromosome 2, complete sequence, one DNA window encodes the following:
- a CDS encoding uncharacterized protein (TransMembrane:1 (i117-140o)~BUSCO:EOG092D4J2E), whose translation MIRAAFQSRLPLRQAKTAPGQNGALKDVWARLFSSQPVTKSQSSSNASWRRLQSLPPLGGAMRHGAPMRPTARIADSFARGTQQRNFVFSAWRRNNAQGAKKSLSISERFKKLSREYGWSAVGVYFALSVLDFPFCFLFVRLVGTERIGQFEHYVVTKVIPESVRTAWNEWRQSLKSEEKSHLGNSNISDSVEMAGWGVEQAQERNREEASLATQLALAYAIHKSFIFLRVPLTAAVTPKVVKVLRRWGWDIGKRTPRS comes from the exons ATGATTCGAGCGGCGTTCCAATCGCGGTTACCTCTGCGGCAAGCCAAGACTGCGCCGGGACAAAACGGGGCGTTGAAGGATGTCTGGGCAAGATTATTCTCATCACAGCCGGTGACGAAATcccagagcagcagcaacgcaTCATGGAGGAGGCTACAGTCACTCCCGCCCTTGGGAGGAGCGATGCGCCACGGCGCTCCAATGCGACCAACTGCCAGGATAGCTGACAGCTTCGCGAGAGGGACTCAGCAACGCAACTTTGTATTCTCGGCGTGGAGGCGCAATAACGCACAGGGGGCCAAGAAGAGTTTGTCGATAAGTGAGAGGTTCAAGAAGCTCTCTAGAGAGTATGGGTGGTCGGCCGTGGGTGTCTACTTTGCGCTCAGTGTGCTGGATTTCCCGTtctgcttcctcttcgtGCGGTTGGTCGGAACAGAGAGGATAG GCCAATTCGAGCACTATGTCGTCACAAAGGTCATCCCGGAATCAGTTCGGACAGCATGGAACGAATGGCGACAATCTCTCAAGAGCGAAGAGAAAAGCCATCTGGGCAACAGCAATATCAGCGACAGCGTAGAGATGGCAGGCTGGGGTGTAGAGCAAGCGCAGGAACGcaacagagaagaagcca GCCTGGCAACGCAGCTAGCGCTCGCATATGCCATCCACAagagcttcatcttcctccgGGTGCCGTTGACCGCGGCGGTGACGCCCAAGGTGGTGAAGGTGCTTCGACGCTGGGGTTGGGATATTGGAAAAAGGACCCCACGATCATAA
- a CDS encoding uncharacterized protein (EggNog:ENOG41~SECRETED:SignalP(1-26)): protein MHLCLLFTCLFTPLLVLLIFFAAVQMAPPVRTYGKKRNALGSLRSRNRAQISPEPSSAKDSDPHSQSVNTCCETMTQTTQNKDNVQPITLERIASALLDDSSSDLAEEEVVQQTEKEALETSTSTPLAPEDTTPEIGERRICSHSPSSSKDRTSNSGRGYRPGAPRVQKASPNNRFAKSSRPRRSSTSSPKRKDYSLTRPLTSPLRNSANRSSYIIVKDAEAVCLLPHNIMDGAPRILLQGEMADEKCAMAANPDDIQDKVCAMLAATDTLKPSFSQPCKSPTPKMSRMPSRMLARVSSAWDRLQTKSSNSGSKPHAKLTKQPTHDDVDGPLTSHPVFPSPILLKTPLIDAIEIRLNEGDNLNRKKVQQMVGGCVPRKPVANDGKALRSGRSIDDPFAEPALLQSPSIVENHANLKIMIGSNRTSLLIIDPFEAERGFDSNLEDGILSSSPVCASTPRIHLHQVQTPTMDDSLDGQCSRLRTQTSLERVTTDLTVYQPQEAMSLRKASSQSGHVRPLPNTDRVKIDLMRDKPFLDASTTKWTKKHPSPSKRDLEELEIAFRCYSELKRRGIGEEADELAAHYTPSSRYLSPRDTNRMMGVREESTKSVSVYADQSPARCQTRRPTDDLRGHQIRLVPPLSADGSTV from the exons atGCATCTCTGTCTTCTATTTACTTGCTTATTCACTCCTTTActtgttcttctcatcttcttcgcgGCCGTCCAAATGGCACCTCCGGTGCGCACGTacggaaagaagagaaacgcGCTTGGTTCTCTGCGTTCTCGAAACCGAGCCCAGATTTCGCCTGAGCCATCGTCGGCCAAGGACTCAG ATCCTCATTCGCAGTCTGTGAATACCTGCTGCGAGACCATGACGCAGACTACTCAGAATAAGGATAATGTCCAGCCAATCACTCTCGAGAGGATTGCCAGTGCTCTACTCGATGACAGCAGTTCAGACCtggcggaagaagaggtcgTACAACAAacagagaaagaagcactGGAAACTTCTACTTCTACTCCTCTGGCTCCCGAGGACACCACGCCCGAAATTGGAGAACGACGCATCTGCTCTCACTCGCCAAGCTCATCCAAGGATAGGACATCCAATAGCGGTCGAGGTTATCGACCCGGCGCTCCGCGAGTTCAGAAAGCTTCTCCCAACAACAGGTTTGCAAAGTCTTCTAGGCCACGACGGAGCTCAACTTCGTCTCCAAAACGGAAAGATTATAGTTTGACCCGACCCCTGACGAGCCCGTTGAGAAACTCGGCCAACCGCTCCTCATATATCATCGTGAAAGACGCAGAGGCAGTTTGCCTTCTTCCACACAACATCATGGATGGAGCTCCGAGAATCCTTCTCCAAGGCGAGATGGCCGATGAAAAGTGTGCGATGGCGGCCAATCCTGATGATATTCAGGACAAGGTATGCGCCATGTTGGCGGCCACCGACACTCTGAAACCGTCGTTTTCTCAGCCATGCAAATCACCTACTCCCAAGATGTCGCGCATGCCCTCGCGAATGTTGGCCAGGGTATCAAGTGCATGGGACCGTTTGCAGACCAAGTCATCTAATTCGGGATCCAAACCGCACGCCAAGCTCACGAAGCAACCTACTcatgatgatgtcgatggtCCCCTAACTTCACATCCTGTGTTTCCTTCTCCCATCTTACTCAAGACACCTCTAATTGATGCTATTGAAATTCGTCTCAACGAGGGCGACAACCTCAACAGAAAGAAAGTCCAGCAAATGGTGGGCGGCTGTGTGCCTCGCAAACCTGTCGCCAACGACGGAAAGGCTCTCAGGAGTGGCCGATCCATAGATGACCCTTTTGCCGAGCCTGCTTTGCTACAAAGCCCCAGCATTGTTGAAAATCATGCGAATCTGAAAATTATGATTGGATCAAACAGAACCTCTCTGCTCATCATCGATCCATTCGAGGCCGAAAGGGGATTCGACAGCAACCTTGAAGATGGAATCTTGAGTTCTTCCCCAGTTTGCGCCTCAACGCCTCGAATTCATCTGCATCAAGTTCAAACTCCTACGATGGATGATAGTCTCGATGGGCAATGCTCCAGGCTGCGAACTCAGACGAGCTTAGAGAGAGTGACTACAGACTTGACTGTATATCAACCTCAAGAAGCTATGTCGCTTAGAAAGGCTTCAAGCCAAAGTGGACATGTGCGGCCTCTGCCAAATACCGACCGCGTTAAGATTGATTTGATGCGAGACAAGCCTTTTCTGGATGCAAGCACAACAAAGTGGACGAAGAAACACCCATCCCCTAGCAAGCGAGATttggaagagcttgaaatAGCTTTTCGATGCTATAGCGAGCTCAAGAGGCGTGGAATCGGTGAAGAAGCGGATGAGCTTGCAGCGCACTATACCCCATCTTCCCGGTATTTATCCCCCAGGGATACGAACAGAATGATGGGAGTTCGTGAAGAGAGCACCAAGTCTGTGTCTGTCTACGCGGATCAGTCCCCTGCGAGATGCCAGACAAGGCGCCCAACTGATGATCTGAGAGGCCATCAAATTCGTCTCGTTCCCCCCTTATCGGCCGATGGTTCCACAGTCTGA